One window from the genome of Chaetodon trifascialis isolate fChaTrf1 chromosome 20, fChaTrf1.hap1, whole genome shotgun sequence encodes:
- the ak1 gene encoding adenylate kinase isoenzyme 1 codes for MADKIKDAKIIFVVGGPGSGKGTQCEKVVAKYGYTHLSSGDLLRAEVASGSERGKQLQAIMQKGELVPLDTVLDMIKDAMIAKADVSKGFLIDGYPREVKQGEEFEKKIGKPCLLLYVDAKSETMVKRLLKRGETSGRSDDNEETIKKRLDLYYKATEPVIAFYESRGIVRKVDSELQVDEVFGQVCKAIDAL; via the exons ATGGCAG ACAAAATTAAAGATGCCAAGATCATCTTTGTTGTGG GTGGACCTGGCTCTGGAAAGGGCACCCAGTGTGAGAAGGTAGTTGCAAAGTATGGCTACACCCACCTGTCATCTGGGGACCTGCTCCGTGCTGAGGTGGCTTCTGGCTCTGAGAGGGGCAAACAGCTCCAGGCCATCATGCAGAAGGGAGAGCTTGTGCCCCTG GACACAGTGTTAGACATGATTAAGGACGCCATGATCGCCAAGGCTGATGTGTCCAAGGGCTTCCTTATTGATGGCTACCCCCGTGAGGTGAAGCAGGGCGAGGAGTTTGAGAAGAAG ATCGGCAAACCCTGCCTGCTGCTGTACGTCGATGCAAAATCAGAGACCATGGTCAAGAGGCTTTTGAAGCGCGGCGAGACCAGCGGCCGTTCTGATGACAACGAGGAGACCATCAAGAAGCGCCTGGACTTGTATTACAAAGCAACCGAGCCAGTCATTGCCTTTTATGAGAGCCGTGGCATTGTCCGGAAG GTCGACTCTGAGCTGCAAGTGGACGAGGTCTTCGGCCAAGTCTGTAAAGCTATTGATGCACTGTAG